A window from uncultured Desulfobacter sp. encodes these proteins:
- the larE gene encoding ATP-dependent sacrificial sulfur transferase LarE: MGDWREAGRLLRAKNEKFSRLLDLLNDSSGIAIAFSGGADSAFLLAAARIAGVKRIMPVTVVSDFFTANEEERAVRLGAYLGASSIFIPADILDDDKVARNTDRRCYFCKLFLFSKVAAVAKERGVNVLLHGANMDDLQEIRPGMEAARELGFRSPLVDVRFSKKQIRACSKMLGLETWNLPAQSCLATRIPQGDVITKEKLKRVELAEACLHGLGIDQVRVRYHGDLARIEANPGELQRFVDPNLRGKMVQGVKRAGFRFVSLDLEGYAPASK; this comes from the coding sequence ATGGGTGACTGGAGGGAAGCCGGCAGGCTGTTGCGGGCCAAAAATGAAAAATTTTCTCGTCTTCTTGATCTGTTAAATGATTCTTCGGGTATCGCCATTGCCTTTTCCGGTGGTGCGGATTCGGCATTTCTGCTTGCAGCTGCGCGTATTGCTGGGGTAAAGCGAATAATGCCTGTCACTGTTGTCTCTGATTTTTTTACGGCGAATGAAGAGGAGCGGGCTGTTCGTTTGGGGGCGTATTTAGGTGCTTCTTCCATTTTTATCCCTGCAGATATTCTGGATGATGACAAGGTGGCCCGGAATACAGACCGGCGCTGTTATTTCTGCAAACTTTTTTTATTTTCCAAGGTTGCGGCGGTGGCAAAAGAGCGAGGGGTGAATGTTTTGCTGCACGGTGCAAATATGGACGATTTGCAGGAAATTCGGCCCGGCATGGAGGCGGCCCGGGAATTGGGTTTTAGATCGCCTTTGGTGGATGTCAGGTTTTCAAAGAAGCAAATCCGGGCATGCTCAAAGATGCTGGGGCTTGAAACTTGGAATTTGCCTGCTCAGTCCTGTTTGGCAACCCGTATCCCCCAGGGTGATGTCATCACCAAAGAAAAATTAAAAAGGGTTGAACTGGCAGAGGCCTGTCTCCATGGATTGGGGATCGACCAGGTGCGGGTTCGATATCATGGAGATTTGGCTCGAATTGAAGCGAATCCCGGTGAGTTGCAGCGTTTTGTGGATCCGAATTTAAGGGGAAAAATGGTGCAGGGGGTTAAACGCGCGGGATTTCGTTTCGTATCTCTTGAT
- the waaF gene encoding lipopolysaccharide heptosyltransferase II yields the protein MSIIALEDNPSARILFRAANWVGDAIMTTPVLRAVKKNYPKAQITVLAKPWVIPVYEHNPNVDHIMVYDNNGRHKRGIGTLSLAADIRQHQFDLAVLMQNAFEAALITWLGGVKERLGFNTDGRGILLNRAVKMDPKLKQRHLIDYYIAILKGAGLLTDGRKLDLYLSKEDRQTAENILKQTGLDQSAPIIGINPGATGGTAKRWFPERFAKAAEKLSKKFNTKILIFGGSADRTLGDEISQAAPDCCINLAGKTSLGQAFALIETCRLFITNDSGLMHAAAALNINQVAVIGSTNFKATCPANENSVVIRVPVPCSPCMKPECPIDHKCMDLISVDMVYEKAIEILNG from the coding sequence ATGAGTATAATAGCTTTAGAAGACAACCCTTCCGCACGGATCCTTTTCCGGGCCGCCAACTGGGTCGGAGACGCCATTATGACGACACCGGTGTTGCGAGCGGTGAAAAAAAACTATCCCAAAGCACAAATTACAGTACTGGCCAAGCCATGGGTAATTCCTGTCTATGAACACAACCCCAATGTCGACCACATTATGGTGTATGACAATAACGGAAGGCATAAAAGAGGGATAGGCACCCTTTCCTTGGCCGCAGATATTCGGCAGCATCAGTTTGACCTGGCCGTTTTGATGCAAAACGCATTCGAGGCGGCCTTGATTACATGGTTGGGAGGTGTGAAGGAACGACTTGGATTTAACACAGATGGCAGGGGTATTCTTCTCAACCGAGCTGTAAAGATGGACCCAAAGCTCAAACAACGTCACCTTATTGATTATTACATTGCTATTCTCAAAGGAGCAGGACTTCTCACAGACGGACGCAAACTGGATCTTTATCTGTCCAAGGAAGACCGCCAAACAGCTGAAAATATACTAAAGCAAACCGGACTTGATCAATCAGCTCCCATTATCGGTATCAACCCTGGTGCAACGGGAGGGACAGCCAAAAGATGGTTTCCGGAACGTTTTGCAAAAGCCGCCGAAAAACTTTCAAAAAAATTTAACACTAAAATTCTGATTTTTGGAGGATCGGCAGATCGCACATTAGGAGATGAGATCAGTCAGGCGGCCCCCGATTGCTGCATTAACCTCGCAGGAAAGACCTCCTTGGGCCAGGCCTTTGCCCTGATTGAAACCTGCCGGCTATTCATCACCAACGATTCCGGGCTGATGCACGCTGCTGCCGCCCTCAATATCAACCAAGTGGCGGTAATCGGTTCCACAAATTTCAAAGCCACCTGCCCTGCCAACGAAAACAGCGTCGTCATCCGGGTCCCGGTCCCCTGCAGCCCATGCATGAAGCCGGAATGCCCCATTGATCACAAGTGTATGGATTTGATCTCTGTGGACATGGTATACGAAAAGGCAATAGAAATACTCAATGGCTAA